A single genomic interval of Heliomicrobium undosum harbors:
- a CDS encoding AAA family ATPase, whose amino-acid sequence MLDQTQAIESLRLDEFFDEPGAPTAGPAPVPDAAQALTKVQAAMDYLAKRFLERESVIKAAMVAFVARKNLLLIGPPGTAKSELVSSLAELLNGCNYFQWLLSKFTTPEELFGPVSLRSLEQDAYRRITTAKLPEAHVAFLDEVFKASSAILNALLTLMNERLFYNNGAPVRTPLVSVIGASNEFPEEGENLSALFDRFHLRFELSYLGDGAFLDMLNGAATGWGITAYRPQLSLADLEALQAAGDRATVPIATLNTLREIRRELVKEGITPSDRRFVNGLALLKAHAVLDGRDQVMDEDLSILAHSLWEEPEQKAKVGTILRQFGDKFTGQLEELVLDAKEVAEKALANPEEVSETSKAIAKLKKIGRRLVDMEPDAGTKRKQTALRENFELVRQLHRTVHKMAFHVEADFDFNLTK is encoded by the coding sequence CCGATGCCGCCCAAGCGCTGACGAAGGTGCAAGCTGCCATGGACTACCTAGCCAAACGGTTTTTGGAGCGGGAGAGCGTCATCAAGGCGGCCATGGTCGCCTTCGTTGCCCGCAAGAACCTGCTCCTGATCGGCCCGCCGGGAACGGCAAAATCCGAACTGGTTTCTTCACTGGCCGAACTCCTGAACGGGTGCAACTACTTTCAGTGGCTCCTGAGCAAGTTCACCACGCCGGAAGAGCTGTTCGGTCCCGTATCGCTCCGGTCCCTGGAGCAAGATGCCTACCGGCGGATCACGACGGCCAAACTCCCGGAGGCCCATGTGGCTTTTCTGGATGAGGTCTTCAAGGCCAGTTCGGCCATCCTGAACGCCCTGCTGACGCTAATGAACGAACGGCTCTTCTATAACAACGGCGCCCCCGTGCGCACGCCGCTCGTCAGCGTCATCGGCGCCTCCAACGAGTTCCCCGAAGAGGGCGAGAACCTGTCGGCGCTGTTTGACCGCTTCCACCTGCGCTTCGAACTCAGTTACCTGGGTGACGGCGCCTTTCTCGACATGCTTAACGGCGCTGCAACCGGGTGGGGAATCACGGCCTACCGTCCGCAACTGTCGCTGGCCGACCTGGAGGCGCTTCAGGCAGCCGGTGACCGGGCGACGGTTCCCATCGCCACGCTGAACACGCTCCGGGAGATCCGACGCGAACTGGTCAAGGAGGGAATCACCCCGTCCGACCGCCGGTTCGTCAATGGCTTGGCCCTGTTGAAGGCCCATGCCGTCCTGGACGGACGCGACCAGGTGATGGACGAGGATCTTTCCATCCTGGCCCATTCGCTCTGGGAGGAGCCAGAGCAGAAGGCGAAGGTTGGGACCATCCTCCGGCAGTTCGGGGACAAGTTTACCGGACAGTTGGAGGAACTGGTCCTCGACGCGAAGGAAGTGGCGGAAAAGGCGCTGGCCAATCCGGAAGAGGTTTCGGAAACGTCTAAGGCCATCGCCAAGCTGAAGAAGATCGGACGGCGGCTGGTGGACATGGAGCCTGATGCGGGAACGAAACGCAAACAGACGGCGCTCCGGGAGAACTTCGAACTGGTCCGCCAGTTGCACCGAACGGTACATAAGATGGCCTTCCATGTGGAAGCCGATTTTGACTTCAACCTGACGAAGTAA